The Megachile rotundata isolate GNS110a chromosome 8, iyMegRotu1, whole genome shotgun sequence genome has a segment encoding these proteins:
- the Arms gene encoding ankyrin repeat-rich membrane spanning isoform X7 yields the protein MVSLCYRSLASYITDDNLAGLQNFLENKRVQIDDRDENGSTALILAATKGKIHFVRELINHGADVNAEDGDNWTALLCAAKEGHTDVCLELLEHGADLEHRDMGGWTALMWATYKGRSPTVTMLLARGADVNAHGNFHISSLLWAAGRGYPDIVKDLIAHGAKVNVGDKYGTTALVWASRKGHVEIVDALLKAGANVDTAGMYSWTALLVATLGNHADVVLLLLEHKPNVNALDKDGCTALAIACREGHHEIANALLNAGAYVNIQDRAGDTNLIHAVKGGHRGVVESLLKKYADVDIAGKDKKTATYIAVEKGNIPILKLLLNANPDLEIATKDGDTPLLRAVRSRNAEIVQLLLDKKAKVSATDKKGDTVLHIAMRARSKAIVEILLRNPKNSQLLYRPNRQGETPYNIDINHPKTILGQIFGARRLNTNEDNENMLGYDLYSSALADILSEPSLSTPITVGLYAKWGSGKSFLLNKLREEMKNFARQWIDPVFQFSFLLFVVVTHVSLLVGTTIGLALQSWVVGLACGISLILITYIFLILVWYANKRYDWYWPYNFTVALTTKLNSLKLLLQVIFCHPPGSRVHDGVTVQPIKFYFTDQTRVGTTAAGENAVVQMVGSLYDSIENDFGSLSTRLYRAFRPKPDKSTTTWKWRHLCCLPYIVIFEFCFCSLLVGISVLTVYLIDISSSEPTIEKVTAHIIMITVALILAVSIIANLYTWSRTLQALVFSQRRHLQRSISKLETLKSEGFIQTLKSEVNLMTEMVKCLDSFMAQQSRLVIIVDGLDSCEQDKVLLVLDAIQALFSDNGYPFVVILAIDPHIIAKAVEVNSRRLFTESNIGGHDYLRNMVHLPFYLQNSGLRKVKVAQQTAQHSRKTTWTEAEESVTYTASSTMHHSVSNRRLSTESGIMNSNEKLKPQSRKGSRKLRLSESIASSIGSNLNRLGGAQDLNKMLLTDDYFSDVNPRSMRRLMNVVYVTGRLLKAFQIDFNWYHLAIWINITEQWPFRTSWLILHYDMYEDTLDDNMSLKSLYDKIRPQIPVLKEVQPLLEMDRDERKLDIFLTFHRSSLLVSDMKIFLPFTINLDPYIKKKIKEEQQSMEEEVGFGQYKQYSPWTVHGNGHDQMNKSGLTNRMKFVRTPSLQGPVPPVPSTPSWFVQPSLDWQGSPWVQIPPMEPKIKPLSATTTLPSEILETRLSTLTVNGVCDLIDRIESLSSSHAPQYKQVIQENNINGRVLLHCDLQELKKVLKMAFGDWELFRMVLVSLRELELSSFSTHEEGSRSVRFTVGSEQIQRKDHALQGTSIRVPVHTEKEKGNSRTDGTSRRDQTKQSIMEKQVTLEEQMICGALQTLNEEACEDVLDVPSSTVVPSDSLSGSVSAAPQDTDYVILQPNPLLHWVPVTDEIETSDDSSFESTVHLQRTNSQRSITSQHSTRSACSFGRKDIRKGGGNLNSSRPASLFVSPPPSPRPAFRSKSTDENYVANNIPMKSTISTPMKKRRSASTLNDEVALPVPVPNSSLEKLTKLKDRLMGTLPVSPAPGESEDESTPLVSELSTPTHSQSDSVFKHDCSEENSSSISSNKSLPRDGERCVDVVDYSDTVSLMVRESSQVRFLSRQDAEEWDNPETPV from the exons ATGGTATCGCTCTGCTACCGATCTCTCGCCAGCTATATCACGGATGATAATCTTGCTGGTCTGCAAAACTTCCTCGAGAACAAACGAGTACAGATCGATGATCGAGACGAG AATGGTAGCACAGCCCTCATCCTTGCAGCGACTAAGGGGAAGATCCACTTTGTGCGGGAACTTATTAATCATGGAGCAGATGTTAACGCAGAAGATGGG GACAACTGGACAGCATTGCTTTGCGCCGCCAAGGAAGGTCACACCGACGTTTGCCTCGAGTTGCTCGAGCATGGGGCCGATTTGGAACACAGAGACATG GGTGGATGGACGGCACTTATGTGGGCGACATACAAAGGGAGGTCGCCGACGGTGACGATGTTGCTAGCAAGAGGAGCTGACGTCAATGCACATGGAAATTTTCATATATCTTCGTTATTGTGGGCTGCAGGCAGGGGTTACCCTGACATTGTAAAAGATCTTATTGCTCACGGTGCTAAGGTCAATGTTGGTGACAAG TATGGTACTACAGCTCTGGTGTGGGCCTCACGTAAAGGACACGTGGAGATTGTAGACGCTTTACTGAAAGCTGGTGCTAACGTTGATACTGCTGGCATG tatTCATGGACGGCGCTGTTGGTGGCGACTCTTGGGAATCACGCGGATGTAGTTCTACTACTTTTAGAGCACAAACCAAACGTGAATGCACTCGATAAAGATGGTTGCACGGCCCTGGCGATAGCTTGTCGAGAAGGACATCACGAAATAGCGAATGCTCTGTTAAACGCTGGTGCTTACGTGAACATTCAAGATAGAGCTGGCGATACAAATTTGATTCATGCCGTGAAAGGAGGTCATAGAGGAGTAGTTGAATCTCTTCTGAAGAAATACGCCGACGTAGACATTGCTGGCAAG GATAAGAAAACAGCAACTTATATTGCAGTTGAAAAAGGCAATATACCGATATTAAAACTGTTATTGAACGCCAACCCAGATTTGGAGATCGCGACTAAAGACGGTGATACACCGTTACTGCGGGCAGTTAGGTCGCGAAATGCGGAAATAGTACAATTACTGCTAGACAAAAAGGCTAAAGTCTCAGCTACCGACAAAAAGGGTGACACTGTACTTCATATAGCTATGCGCGCACGATCGAAGGCTATCGTCGAGATATTGCTGAGGAATCCAAAAAACAGTCAACTTCTTTACCGTCCAAACAGGCAAGGTGAAACTCCGTATAATATCGACATCAATCATCCAAAGACCATTCTTGGACAAATATTTGGTGCAC GGCGTCTAAATACTAATGAAGATAACGAGAATATGCTGGGTTATGATTTATACAGTAGCGCATTAGCAGACATTCTTAGTGAACCATCACTCTCAACGCCTATAACTGTTGGCCTTTACGCAAAGTGGGGTTCTGGGAAATCCTTCCTGTTAAACAAATTAAGAG aggaaatgaagaattttgctcggcAGTGGATAGACCCCGTATTTCAGTTTTCATTCTTGTTGTTTGTAGTAGTAACCCACGTATCCTTGTTAGTGGGTACTACGATAGGTCTTGCCTTGCAGTCGTGGGTCGTTGGTCTTGCCTGTGGCATAAGTCTTATCCTCATTACATACATCTTTTTAATACTTGTATGGTATGCCAACAAAAG GTACGATTGGTATTGGCCGTACAACTTTACAGTAGCTTTAACTACAAAGTTGAATTCATTGAAGCTGTTGTTGCAAGTGATTTTCTGTCATCCTCCTGGCAGCAGAGTTCACGACGGTGTTACTGTCCAACCAATAAAGTTTTATTTCACCGATCAAACTCGAGTCGGTACAACCGCTGCCGGAGAGAATGCAGTAGTACAAATGGTCGGATCTCTTTATGATTCTATCGAAAATGACTTTGGTTCATTGTCCACCAGATTGTACAGAGCGTTCAGGCCAAAACCTGATAAATCGACCACAACGTGGAAATGGAGACACCTTTGTTGTTTACCCTACATAGTGATATTCGAATTTTGCTTTTGCAGCTTGCTCGTTGGTATCTCTGTACTTACAGTCTACCTCATCGATATTTCTAGTAGCGAGCCAACAATAGAGAAAGTTACTGCGCACATCATTATGATAACCGTTGCCTTAATACTAGCCGTTAGTATAATAGCAAACTTGTACACCTGGAGTCGAACGTTGCAAGCGCTTGTTTTCTCGCAAAGGCGTCATCTTCAACGCAGCATTTCCAAGTTGGAGACTCTTAAAAGTGAAGGCTTTATTCAAACGTTGAAAAGCGAAGTTAATTTGATGACCGAAATGGTCAAGTGTTTAGACAGTTTCATGGCTCAACAAAGCAGATTAGTAATAATTGTGGACGGTTTGGACAGCTGTGAACAGGACAAAGTGTTATTAGTTTTAGATGCAATACAAGCATTGTTCAGTGATAATGGTTATCCGTTTGTTGTCATATTAGCAATTGATCCACATATTATTGCCAAGGCAGTGGAAGTCAATAGTAGAAGATTATTTACGGAGTCCAATATTGGAGGTCACGATTATTTGCGCAATATGGTACATCTtccattttatttacaaaacagTGGTTTAAGAAAGGTAAAAGTTGCTCAACAGACTGCTCAGCATAGTAGAAAAACCACGTGGACGGAAGCCGAAGAGAGCGTTACTTATACCGCCTCGAGTACGATGCATCATTCTGTGTCAAATAGAAGGCTCAGCACGGAATCCGGTATAATGAACagcaatgaaaaattgaaaccacAAAGTAGAAAAGGAAGTAGAAAATTACGATTGAGTGAATCGATCGCGAGTAGTATCGGTAGCAATCTGAATCGACTGGGTGGAGCACAAGATCTTAATAAAATGCTTCTCACCGACGATTACTTCAGCGACGTGAATCCTCGCAGTATGAGAAGATTAATGAATGTAGTGTATGTTACTGGGAGATTGTTAAAAGCATTCCAAATTGATTTCAACTGGTATCATTTAGCTATTTGGATTAACATTACCGAGCAATGGCCGTTTAGAACATCTTGGCTGATACTACATTACGACATGTACGAAGATACCTTGGACGACAACATGTCCTTAAAAAGTCTTTACGATAAGATACGACCTCAAATTCCAGTACTTAAAGAAGTCCAGCCTCTTTTGGAGATGGACAGGGACGAACGCAAGTTGGATATTTTCCTAACGTTTCATCGATCCAGCTTACTCGTCAGCGATATGAAAATATTCTTACCGTTTACGATCAATCTTGATCCGTATATTAAGAAAAAGATTAAAGAGGAACAACAGAGTATGGAAGAGGAAGTAGGTTTTGGACAATATAAGCAGTACAGTCCTTGGACAGTACATGGTAATGGCCACGATCAAATGAATAAGAGTGGATTAACAAATAGAATGAAGTTTGTTAGAACACCTAGTTTACAAGGACCTGTGCCACCGGTACCGTCAACACCATCCTGGTTTGTTCAACCATCATTGGATTGGCAAGGTTCTCCTTGGGTGCAAATACCTCCCATGGAACCTAAAATCAAACCTCTTTCTGCTACTACAACTTTACCG TCCGAAATTTTGGAAACAAGGCTGTCGACTTTAACAGTGAACGGTGTTTGTGATCTTATCGATAGGATTGAAAGCTTGAGTTCGAGTCATGCACCGCAGTACAAACAAGTTATTCAAGAGAATAACATTAATGGAAGAGTTCTATTACATTGTGATTTACAGGAGTTGAAGAAA GTATTAAAAATggcatttggagattgggaactgTTTCGTATGGTACTTGTGTCGCTTAGGGAATTAGAACTTTCTTCCTTCAGTACACATGAAGAAGGTTCTCGAAGTGTGCGATTCACTGTAGGTTCAGAACAAATTCAGCGCAAag ATCATGCTTTGCAAGGAACTTCGATACGCGTACCTGTTCatacagaaaaagaaaaaggaaattcAAGGACCGATGGTACTTCAAGACGAGATCAAACGAAACAATCCATCATGGAAAAGCAA gtaACATTGGAGGAACAGATGATTTGTGGAGCATTGCAAACGTTAAATGAAGAAGCTTGTGAAGATGTGTTAGATGTACCATCTTCTACCGTAGTACCATCAGACTCACTTTCAG GATCAGTCTCAGCGGCTCCTCAAGACACAGATTACGTGATTCTTCAGCCTAATCCACTTCTACACTGGGTACCAGTTACCGATGAAATCGAAACCTCAGACGATAGTTCGTTCGAGTCCACAGTTCATCTTCAGCGTACAAATTCACAACGTAGCATTACATCTCAGCACAGTACTAGATCAGCCTGTTCGTTTGGACGTAAAGACATAAGAAAAGGCGGAGGCAATTTGAACAGTAGTAGACCAGCATCTCTCTTTGTATCTCCACCGCCTTCTCCTAGACCTGCCTTTAGATCTAAGTCAACAGACGAGAAttatgtagctaataatataccCATGAAGTCTACCATTTCAACACCGATGAAGAAACGACGTTCCGCCTCTACGTTGAACGACGAGGTGGCCCTGCCAGTTCCTGTTCCAAATTCTAGCCTGGAGAAGTTAACGAAATTAAAAGACCGTTTAATGGGCACGTTACCTGTGTCACCTGCACCGGGAGAGAGCGAGGATGAATCTACGCCATTAGTTTCTGAATTATCTACCCCAACTCATTCGCAGTCTGATAGCGTGTTCAAACACGACTGTAGCGAAGAAAACAGTAGCTCGATATCTTCGAATAAAAGCTTGCCGCGAGACGGGGAGAGATGCGTTGACGTCGTTGATTATTCTGATACTGTTAGCTTGATGGTGAGGGAGTCGTCCCAGGTACGATTCTTATCGCGACAAGATGCTGAAGAATGGGACAATCCTGAGACACCTGTATGA